In the Drosophila takahashii strain IR98-3 E-12201 chromosome 3R, DtakHiC1v2, whole genome shotgun sequence genome, one interval contains:
- the LOC108065705 gene encoding elastase-1 isoform X1, translated as MKAALDLSPWRWFYWLLLSVLLNSSLKSCRAVPIVGGRIVSTVGSTSKYPFMVSLQDVITGNTTNGVSYQHFCGGSLISDRWILSAAHCVWRKNIHNIAAFIGYENIENIGQLEPYGLESAEYIYFQPSNFRNDIALLYMKRRYWNPSGHGLQFAQLPSQGMKPDQNESCRIIGYGATQHAGPCQKKLFEAEVRVIDNQKCRDIIGHIWAPQNGANTVCALGNNQDSCQGDSGGPLICPYGGKDYIYGLVSHGLTCGIQGMPSIYTVTRPYYDWVQLLMQS; from the exons ATGAAGGCTGCTTTAGATCTCAGCCCCTGGCGATGGTTTTACTGGCTGCTCCTCAGTGTCTTACTAAATTCTAGCCTCAAATCCTGTCGTGCAGTTCCCATTGTCGGAGGTCGAATCGTGTCAACCGTGG GCAGCACGAGCAAATATCCCTTCATGGTCTCACTGCAAGACGTAATCACGGGAAATACCACGAATGGAGTTTCCTATCAGCACTTTTGCGGCGGCAGTTTGATAAGCGATCGTTGGATTCTGTCCGCAGCTCACTGCGTTTGGAGGAA aaacattCACAATATTGCCGCCTTCATTGGCTATGAGAATATTGAAAACATTGGGCAGCTGGAACCATATGGTCTGGAGAGCGCCGAGTATATTTACTTCCAGCC ATCCAACTTTCGGAATGATATAGCTTTGCTTTACATGAAACGTCGCTACTGGAATCCTTCGGGCCATGGCCTACAATTCGCCCAACTGCCTTCCCAGGGAATGAAACCAGACCAAAATG AATCCTGTCGCATTATTGGCTATGGAGCCACCCAGCATGCCGGACCATGTCAGAAGAAACTTTTCGAGGCCGAAGTTCGTGTGATTGATAACCAAAAGTGCCGCGATATTATAGGACATATCTGGGCGCCACAGAATGGAGCGAATACGGTGTGTGCCCTGGGCAACAATCAGGACTCCTGTCAGGGAGATTCGGG CGGCCCCCTGATCTGTCCCTATGGCGGCAAGGACTATATCTATGGCCTCGTTTCCCACGGACTCACCTGCGGCATCCAGGGAATGCCCAGCATCTACACGGTGACCAGGCCCTATTACGATTGGGTCCAACTGCTGATGCAGTCCTAG
- the shps gene encoding uncharacterized protein shps isoform X1, translating into MDLPFGTQTPELDVLIVGAGLSGLASALKILSMESTLKVRIIEASGVLGGQLGQNGTRLVDGAQQDMLSFLTLIQLSPRRRRYDNGRLRRCWDLDRGLTALPAKFELRRYIEMLDMRMSKFRSKRFNLRERVSNMEQHICHHLFFNKSRNFMLNLVEIVCGVPANEVDYDVFMSVCSSCGGLKMLIDFYFTYPSSLYEISTQMLIENILEQMQFTAIMLNCKALKLEHFKNYVQVTDDLGNRHTAQAVILAIPWNKVQKLNFEPRIPKGFLPPIVSKSGQKSHRLITQFQLRYGKSFWTELGYSGNFLNSQPLMSGYESRASTLSGYILHSPGDEDDEVLEEVIDLLAKNFGEEMREPLECQCSTDELNVVLHKPQTKPWHRVIWSSSSATATSYRSLMGGAVQSGFRAAVNALFVVRPQVVSWKDMLDERPKIPQENVRKSGRIRGLLSRLNLYNVTFYSFFVLGLIWLLNFGYARSS; encoded by the exons ATGGATTTGCCCTTCGGCACCCAGACTCCCGAGCTCGATGTACTGATTGTGGGAGCGGGTCTTTCGGGTTTGGCCTCCGCCCTGAAGATCCTGTCCATGGAGAGCACCCTTAAAGTCCGAATCATTGAGGCAAGCGGAGTTTTAGGCGGCCAATTGGGTCAGAATGGCACGCGACTGGTGGATGGCGCCCAGCAGGACATGCTCTCCTTCCTGACCCTCATCCAGTTGTCACCGCGGCGACGGAGGTACGACAATGGCAGGCTGCGCAGGTGCTGGGATCTGGATCGAGGACTCACCGCCCTGCCGGCCAAATTCGAACTCAGACGATACATAGAAATGCTGGACATGCGGATGTCCAAGTTTCGCTCGAAACGGTTCAA cctTCGGGAGCGAGTGTCCAACATGGAGCAGCATATCTGCCACCATTTGTTCTTCAACAAATCTCGGAACTTTATGCTTAACCTGGTTGAGATCGTCTGCGGTGTTCCTGCCAATGAGGTGGACTACGATGTCTTCATGTCCGTCTGCAGTTCCTGCGGTGGCCTCAAAATGCTGATTGATTT CTACTTTACCTACCCGAGCAGTCTGTATGAGATCTCCACTCAGATGCTGATAGAGAACATCTTGGAACAGATGCAGTTCACTGCGATTATGCTGAATTGTAAGGCTTTGAAACTGGAGCACTTTAAGAACTATGTGCAGGTGACGGATGATCTGGGCAATAGGCACACGGCTCAGGCGGTAATACTGGCGATACCCTGGAATAAGGTGCAGAAACTAAACTTTGAACCCCGCATTCCCAAGGGATTTCTACCACCGATTGTATCTAAATCGGGTCAAAAATCCCATCGTTTGATTACCCAATTCCAACTGCGTTATGGCAAATCCTTTTGGACGGAACTTGGCTACTCCGGCAACTTCCTAAACTCCCAACCTCTGATGAGTGGTTATGAGAGCAGGGCTTCCACTTTAAGTGGGTATATTCTCCACTCACCGGGGGATGAAGACGACGAGGTCCTGGAGGAGGTAATAGATCTACTGGCCAAGAATTTTGGTGAGGAGATGCGAGAGCCTTTGGAGTGCCAGTGCTCCACGGATGAACTGAATGTGGTTCTCCATAAACCACAAACCAAGCCCTGGCATCGGGTCATCTGGTCCAGTTCCTCGGCCACCGCAACCAGCTATCGCAGCCTGATGGGTGGAGCTGTACAAAGTGGCTTCCGGGCGGCAGTTAATGCCCTCTTTGTGGTCCGACCCCAGGTGGTCAGCTGGAAGGATATGCTCGACGAGAGGCCCAAGATTCCGCAGGAAAATGTCAGGAAATCGGGCAGAATCCGTGGCCTCCTCAGTCGCCTCAATCTCTACAACGTGACCTTCTACAGCTTCTTTGTGCTCGGACTCATCTGGTTGCTGAACTTTGGCTACGCCAGGTCGTCCTAG
- the LOC108065705 gene encoding acrosin isoform X2 — translation MVSLQDVITGNTTNGVSYQHFCGGSLISDRWILSAAHCVWRKNIHNIAAFIGYENIENIGQLEPYGLESAEYIYFQPSNFRNDIALLYMKRRYWNPSGHGLQFAQLPSQGMKPDQNESCRIIGYGATQHAGPCQKKLFEAEVRVIDNQKCRDIIGHIWAPQNGANTVCALGNNQDSCQGDSGGPLICPYGGKDYIYGLVSHGLTCGIQGMPSIYTVTRPYYDWVQLLMQS, via the exons ATGGTCTCACTGCAAGACGTAATCACGGGAAATACCACGAATGGAGTTTCCTATCAGCACTTTTGCGGCGGCAGTTTGATAAGCGATCGTTGGATTCTGTCCGCAGCTCACTGCGTTTGGAGGAA aaacattCACAATATTGCCGCCTTCATTGGCTATGAGAATATTGAAAACATTGGGCAGCTGGAACCATATGGTCTGGAGAGCGCCGAGTATATTTACTTCCAGCC ATCCAACTTTCGGAATGATATAGCTTTGCTTTACATGAAACGTCGCTACTGGAATCCTTCGGGCCATGGCCTACAATTCGCCCAACTGCCTTCCCAGGGAATGAAACCAGACCAAAATG AATCCTGTCGCATTATTGGCTATGGAGCCACCCAGCATGCCGGACCATGTCAGAAGAAACTTTTCGAGGCCGAAGTTCGTGTGATTGATAACCAAAAGTGCCGCGATATTATAGGACATATCTGGGCGCCACAGAATGGAGCGAATACGGTGTGTGCCCTGGGCAACAATCAGGACTCCTGTCAGGGAGATTCGGG CGGCCCCCTGATCTGTCCCTATGGCGGCAAGGACTATATCTATGGCCTCGTTTCCCACGGACTCACCTGCGGCATCCAGGGAATGCCCAGCATCTACACGGTGACCAGGCCCTATTACGATTGGGTCCAACTGCTGATGCAGTCCTAG
- the Uck gene encoding uridine-cytidine kinase isoform X2, whose amino-acid sequence MQDLRKADSLRLPNGDGNAANDEVKSPFLIGVAGGTASGKSTVCKKIMEQLGQAEMDHTQRQVVSISQDSFYRELTPAEKAKAQKGLFNFDHPDAFNEELMFSTLQNILKGHKVEIPSYDYRTNSLDFENTLVIYPADVVLFEGILVFYFPKIRDLFHMKLFVDTDSDTRLARRVPRDINERGRDLDAVLTQYMTFVKPAFEEFCSPTKKFADVIIPRGADNTVAIDLIVHHIGEILATTNSAQHSNTVRVAASSMKRDH is encoded by the exons ATGCAGGATTTGCGGAAAGCGGACTCGCTGCGACTGCCCAATGGCGATGGGAACGCAGCCAACGATGAGGTCAAGTCGCCGTTCCTGATCGGCGTGGCCGGCGGAACGGCCAGCGGCAAGTCGACGGTCTGCAAGAAGATCATGGAGCAACTGGGCCAGGCGGAAATGGATCACACGCAGCGCCAGGTGGTGTCCATCAGCCAGGACAGCTTCTACCGGGAACTCACGCCCGCCGAGAAGGCCAAGGCCCAGAAGGGCCTCTTCAACTTTGACCATCCGGACGCCTTCAACGAGGAACTCATGTTCAGCACCCTGCAGAATATCCTGAAAGGCCACAAGGTGGAGATACCCAGCTATGATTACCGCACCAACTCGCT GGACTTTGAAAACACATTGGTCATCTACCCAGCCGATGTGGTCCTATTCGAGGGCATACTGGTCTTTTACTTTCCCAAGATACGCGACCTATTCCACATGAAGCTATTCGTGGACACAGACTCCGATACCAGATTGGCCAGAAGAG TGCCACGTGATATCAACGAACGTGGACGGGACTTGGACGCCGTACTCACCCAATACATGACGTTCGTGAAGCCCGCTTTTGAGGAATTCTGCTCGCCT ACGAAAAAGTTTGCTGACGTTATCATACCACGAGGCGCCGACAACACAG TTGCCATTGATCTTATTGTACACCATATCGGGGAGATTCTCGCCACCACCAACAGCGCACAGCACAGCAACACAGTCAGGGTGGCGGCGTCTAGCATGAAGCGAGACCACTAA
- the shps gene encoding uncharacterized protein shps isoform X2 codes for MEQHICHHLFFNKSRNFMLNLVEIVCGVPANEVDYDVFMSVCSSCGGLKMLIDFYFTYPSSLYEISTQMLIENILEQMQFTAIMLNCKALKLEHFKNYVQVTDDLGNRHTAQAVILAIPWNKVQKLNFEPRIPKGFLPPIVSKSGQKSHRLITQFQLRYGKSFWTELGYSGNFLNSQPLMSGYESRASTLSGYILHSPGDEDDEVLEEVIDLLAKNFGEEMREPLECQCSTDELNVVLHKPQTKPWHRVIWSSSSATATSYRSLMGGAVQSGFRAAVNALFVVRPQVVSWKDMLDERPKIPQENVRKSGRIRGLLSRLNLYNVTFYSFFVLGLIWLLNFGYARSS; via the exons ATGGAGCAGCATATCTGCCACCATTTGTTCTTCAACAAATCTCGGAACTTTATGCTTAACCTGGTTGAGATCGTCTGCGGTGTTCCTGCCAATGAGGTGGACTACGATGTCTTCATGTCCGTCTGCAGTTCCTGCGGTGGCCTCAAAATGCTGATTGATTT CTACTTTACCTACCCGAGCAGTCTGTATGAGATCTCCACTCAGATGCTGATAGAGAACATCTTGGAACAGATGCAGTTCACTGCGATTATGCTGAATTGTAAGGCTTTGAAACTGGAGCACTTTAAGAACTATGTGCAGGTGACGGATGATCTGGGCAATAGGCACACGGCTCAGGCGGTAATACTGGCGATACCCTGGAATAAGGTGCAGAAACTAAACTTTGAACCCCGCATTCCCAAGGGATTTCTACCACCGATTGTATCTAAATCGGGTCAAAAATCCCATCGTTTGATTACCCAATTCCAACTGCGTTATGGCAAATCCTTTTGGACGGAACTTGGCTACTCCGGCAACTTCCTAAACTCCCAACCTCTGATGAGTGGTTATGAGAGCAGGGCTTCCACTTTAAGTGGGTATATTCTCCACTCACCGGGGGATGAAGACGACGAGGTCCTGGAGGAGGTAATAGATCTACTGGCCAAGAATTTTGGTGAGGAGATGCGAGAGCCTTTGGAGTGCCAGTGCTCCACGGATGAACTGAATGTGGTTCTCCATAAACCACAAACCAAGCCCTGGCATCGGGTCATCTGGTCCAGTTCCTCGGCCACCGCAACCAGCTATCGCAGCCTGATGGGTGGAGCTGTACAAAGTGGCTTCCGGGCGGCAGTTAATGCCCTCTTTGTGGTCCGACCCCAGGTGGTCAGCTGGAAGGATATGCTCGACGAGAGGCCCAAGATTCCGCAGGAAAATGTCAGGAAATCGGGCAGAATCCGTGGCCTCCTCAGTCGCCTCAATCTCTACAACGTGACCTTCTACAGCTTCTTTGTGCTCGGACTCATCTGGTTGCTGAACTTTGGCTACGCCAGGTCGTCCTAG
- the Uck gene encoding uridine-cytidine kinase isoform X1, translated as MQDLRKADSLRLPNGDGNAANDEVKSPFLIGVAGGTASGKSTVCKKIMEQLGQAEMDHTQRQVVSISQDSFYRELTPAEKAKAQKGLFNFDHPDAFNEELMFSTLQNILKGHKVEIPSYDYRTNSLDFENTLVIYPADVVLFEGILVFYFPKIRDLFHMKLFVDTDSDTRLARRVPRDINERGRDLDAVLTQYMTFVKPAFEEFCSPTKKFADVIIPRGADNTVAIDLIVQHIRDFLNNRSRHGSTGNMALYMNLDLNATGAGFAGPDGSESQLGTYNAIRRFSTLCKELNMQGNFFFETNKNLPHH; from the exons ATGCAGGATTTGCGGAAAGCGGACTCGCTGCGACTGCCCAATGGCGATGGGAACGCAGCCAACGATGAGGTCAAGTCGCCGTTCCTGATCGGCGTGGCCGGCGGAACGGCCAGCGGCAAGTCGACGGTCTGCAAGAAGATCATGGAGCAACTGGGCCAGGCGGAAATGGATCACACGCAGCGCCAGGTGGTGTCCATCAGCCAGGACAGCTTCTACCGGGAACTCACGCCCGCCGAGAAGGCCAAGGCCCAGAAGGGCCTCTTCAACTTTGACCATCCGGACGCCTTCAACGAGGAACTCATGTTCAGCACCCTGCAGAATATCCTGAAAGGCCACAAGGTGGAGATACCCAGCTATGATTACCGCACCAACTCGCT GGACTTTGAAAACACATTGGTCATCTACCCAGCCGATGTGGTCCTATTCGAGGGCATACTGGTCTTTTACTTTCCCAAGATACGCGACCTATTCCACATGAAGCTATTCGTGGACACAGACTCCGATACCAGATTGGCCAGAAGAG TGCCACGTGATATCAACGAACGTGGACGGGACTTGGACGCCGTACTCACCCAATACATGACGTTCGTGAAGCCCGCTTTTGAGGAATTCTGCTCGCCT ACGAAAAAGTTTGCTGACGTTATCATACCACGAGGCGCCGACAACACAG TGGCCATCGATCTGATTGTCCAGCACATCCGGGATTTCCTCAACAATCGCTCGCGCCACGGATCCACTGGGAATATGGCGCTCTACATGAACCTGGATTTGAATGCAACGGGCGCCGGTTTCGCGGGCCCAG atGGAAGCGAAAGTCAGCTCGGCACCTACAACGCCATCCGGAGATTCTCGACGCTCTGCAAGGAGCTCAACATGCAGGGCAACTTCTTCTTCGAGACGAACAAGAACCTTCCGCACCACTAG
- the Orct gene encoding organic cation transporter protein has product MGYDDVITHLGEFGPYQKRIYYLLCLPAIVCAFHKLAGVFLLAKPDFRCVLPYENASATYQLSSDLWNLSYPQGDTCAYYNVDYSEEYLNGSVPRITNETKSCSRYVYDQSKYLNSAVTEWDMVCNRSLLSATSDSLFMLGVLLGSFIFGQMSDKLGRKPTFFASLVLQLIFGVLAAVSPEYFSYTISRMIVGATTSGVFLVAYVIALEMVGSSYRLFAGVAMQMFFSVGFMLTAGFAYFIHDWRWLQIALTLPGLLFICYYWIIPESARWLLLKGRQEEAFVIIKKAAKENRVQIPSEIYEQLVDEVAEKKKQDELTASQPAATVFDLLRYPNLRRKTLLIFFDWFVNSGVYYGLSWNTNNLGGNQLVNFMISGAVEIPGYVLLLFTLNRWGRRSILCGTMMIAGVSLLATIFVPSDMNWLIIACAMIGKLAITSSYGTIYIFSAEQFPTVVRNVGLGASSMVARVGGILAPYLKLLGEIWRPLPLIICGALSLTAGLLSLLLPETLNKPMPETIEDGEKFGKKTAPEEAAEEGGGPQELAGMLNGKSS; this is encoded by the coding sequence ATGGGCTACGACGACGTCATCACCCATTTGGGTGAATTTGGACCGTATCAGAAGCGCATCTACTATTTATTATGCCTCCCAGCCATCGTCTGTGCCTTCCACAAGTTGGCCGGAGTCTTCCTGCTGGCCAAGCCCGACTTTCGATGTGTTCTGCCCTATGAGAATGCAAGTGCCACCTATCAGTTGTCTAGTGACCTATGGAACCTCTCGTATCCCCAAGGCGACACGTGTGCCTACTACAATGTGGATTATAGTGAGGAGTATCTAAATGGCAGTGTACCCAGGATTACTAATGAAACCAAGAGCTGTTCCCGCTATGTTTACGACCAGAGCAAGTACCTCAATAGTGCGGTGACCGAATGGGACATGGTCTGCAATAGAAGTCTGCTAAGTGCCACCAGTGATTCCCTCTTCATGCTGGGCGTGCTCCTTGGGAGCTTTATCTTTGGCCAGATGTCGGATAAACTGGGTCGCAAGCCCACCTTTTTTGCTTCGCTGGTTCTTCAGCTCATCTTTGGCGTCCTGGCTGCTGTTTCTCCTGAATACTTTAGCTACACTATCTCCAGGATGATTGTGGGTGCTACGACCTCGGGAGTTTTCCTGGTGGCCTATGTGATTGCTTTGGAGATGGTGGGTTCCTCCTATCGCCTCTTTGCCGGCGTGGCCATGCAGATGTTTTTCTCTGTTGGATTCATGTTAACAGCTGGCTTTGCCTACTTCATCCACGACTGGAGATGGCTGCAGATTGCGTTGACCCTCCCGGGACTCCTCTTCATTTGCTACTATTGGATCATTCCGGAGTCTGCCCGCTGGCTTTTGCTCAAGGGTCGCCAGGAGGAGGCCTTTGTGATTATCAAAAAGGCGGCCAAGGAGAACAGGGTTCAAATACCCAGTGAAATCTACGAGCAGCTGGTGGATGAGGTAGCGGAAAAGAAGAAACAGGATGAACTGACGGCTTCCCAACCAGCGGCTACTGTCTTTGATCTCCTAAGATATCCCAATCTCCGGCGGAAAACCCTCCTCATCTTCTTCGATTGGTTTGTAAACAGTGGAGTTTACTACGGGCTCTCCTGGAACACGAACAACCTGGGTGGCAATCAGCTGGTTAACTTTATGATCTCTGGAGCCGTTGAGATTCCCGGCTATGTGCTGCTCCTGTTCACCCTCAATCGCTGGGGTCGTCGCTCTATTCTGTGTGGCACCATGATGATAGCCGGGGTGAGTCTGCTGGCCACCATCTTTGTGCCAAGTGATATGAATTGGCTGATCATCGCCTGTGCCATGATTGGCAAGCTGGCCATTACGTCTTCCTATGGAACCATCTACATCTTCTCGGCGGAACAGTTCCCCACGGTGGTGAGAAATGTGGGTTTGGGAGCCTCCTCCATGGTGGCCCGAGTGGGTGGCATACTGGCGCCCTATCTCAAGTTGCTGGGCGAGATCTGGCGACCACTTCCGCTGATCATCTGCGGAGCTCTCTCACTCACAGCCGGATTGCTGTCCCTGCTCCTGCCCGAGACCCTCAACAAACCCATGCCGGAGACCATCGAGGATGGGGAGAAGTTTGGCAAGAAGACGGCTCCTGAAGAAGCCGCCGAGGAGGGCGGAGGCCCCCAAGAGCTGGCCGGAATGCTCAATGGAAAGTCCAGCTAA
- the LOC108065704 gene encoding organic cation transporter protein, with protein sequence MTQSKENPEKSRELISEESMKDLLTKQLEKVGSGGAFVWAIFFLCVTPNILNGFHVSSYTLLGHLPEDQWCGISDLQDTNWTLSQKREISGKGLETGGCTVWDWNYGHLAKMSYEAAVNYTSHLSEISQPAEVSCKVKGRHEFSDPESTFVADWDLTCDRSIQRTSAQVSISLGKFCGSFSFGILADKFGRKTSFTLGAVFFVVGSFFCTFSPWYSLFLAGRFALGAASSGLFYPAFTMIVENICLKHRSWMSIAFSASYPIGMIILAVVGYVIQPWRHLQLALTIPSLLLILNCYLMNESPRWLISNQRYDRVYKILFRQPSHYQIQAAVAASSPIVTDKKSLEPEVGFSWGDKLKNGPLKSIIELYANPRVRKMIFASYFMFCVTSLSYYVTALNAANLSVSRYLYIIATGLVDIPSYLVPVVMLRFTGRRMTTMFLFLWTGVSLLLVLSVPAGSTTWIVAFAMLGRFGISATYSVVTLYTAELYPTEIRNSALGTCSTFAHVGSISAPYVVDCLGALGWYIPTTICGCCVLVAGLLTLTLPETGTGKLSDKVESTAPQAEQPEKQ encoded by the exons ATGACTCAATCGAAGGAGAATCCGGAGAAGAGTCGCGAGCTCATCAGTGAGGAGAGTATGAAGGATCTGCTCACCAAGCAGCTGGAAAAAGTGGGCAGTGGAGGAGCATTTGTCTG GGCCATTTTCTTCCTGTGTGTCACGCCCAATATATTGAATGGATTCCATGTGTCCTCGTACACCTTGCTAGGTCATCTGCCAGAGGATCAGTGGTGTGGCATCTCGGATCTTCAGGACACCAACTGGACTTTGTCACAGAAGCGAGAGATTTCGGGGAAGGGTTTGGAAACGGGTGGCTGCACCGTGTGGGACTGGAACTATGGGCATTTGGCCAAGATGTCCTACGAGGCGGCTGTTAACTATACCAGTCACCTATCGGAGATTTCTCAGCCCGCTGAGGTTTCCTGCAAGGTGAAGGGTCGTCATGAGTTCTCCGATCCCGAGAGCACCTTTGTCGCCGACTGGGATCTCACTTGCGACAGGAGCATTCAGAGAACCTCCGCCCAGGTCTCCATTTCGCTGGGCAAATTCTGTGGATCCTTCTCCTTTGGCATTTTAGCGGACAA ATTTGGTCGCAAAACCTCTTTTACCCTGGGAGCTGTCTTCTTTGTTGTGGGCAGCTTCTTCTGCACCTTCTCACCCTGGTATAGTCTCTTCCTAGCAGGACGTTTCGCCCTGGGAGCTGCCTCATCCGGTCTGTTCTATCCTGCCTTTACCATGA TTGTGGAGAACATCTGCTTGAAGCATCGTTCCTGGATGTCCATAGCCTTCTCAGCCTCCTATCCCATAGGCATGATCATCCTGGCAGTGGTGGGCTATGTCATCCAACCCTGGAGGCATCTTCAATTGGCCCTTACCATTCCTTCCCTTTTACTCATCCTCAACTGCTA CCTGATGAATGAGTCACCTCGCTGGCTGATCTCGAACCAAAGATACGATCGCGTCTACAAGATTCTCTTCAGACAGCCCAGCCACTACCAAATTCAGGCAGCCGTTGCAGCCTCTTCTCCCATTGTCACCGATAAGAAGTCG CTGGAACCAGAAGTGGGTTTCTCTTGGGGCGACAAACTGAAGAATGGTCCCTTGAAGTCCATCATTGAGTTGTATGCCAATCCTAGAGTGCGCAAGATGATCTTTGCCTCCTATTTCATGTTCTGTGTTACTTCGCTGAGTTACTATGTGACGG CTCTCAATGCCGCCAATCTGTCGGTGTCGAGGTATCTGTACATCATAGCCACTGGACTGGTGGACATACCCTCCTACTTGGTTCCCGTGGTAATGCTTCGCTTTACGGGTCGTCGGATGACCACCATGTTCCTGTTCCTTTGGACGGGGGTATCCCTGCTGCTCGTCCTCTCTGTGCCCGCTGGGAGCACCACCTGGATCGTGGCCTTTGCAATGCTGGGTCGCTTTGGCATCAGTGCCACCTACTCGGTGGTCACTCTATACACAGCCGAGCTGTATCCCACCGAGATTAGGAACTCGGCGCTGGGAACCTGCTCCACCTTCGCCCATGTGGGCTCCATTTCGGCACCCTATGTGGTCGATTGCCTGGGAGCCCTCGGCTGGTACATTCCAACCACCATCTGCGGCTGCTGCGTTCTAGTAGCTGGCCTCCTGACCCTCACACTCCCCGAAACGGGAACGGGGAAGCTGTCGGATAAGGTGGAGAGCACCGCTCCTCAGGCTGAGCAGCCCGAGAAACAGTGA